One Opisthocomus hoazin isolate bOpiHoa1 chromosome 25, bOpiHoa1.hap1, whole genome shotgun sequence DNA window includes the following coding sequences:
- the C25H6orf89 gene encoding bombesin receptor-activated protein C6orf89 homolog, with protein MELSANELSIYDKLSETIDLVRQTGHQCGMSEKAIEKFIKQLLERNEPQRGPPRYPVLVALYKGLLTLGLVLLTVYFVIQPYSPLPPEAPLSRAHAWGSLIGHIRLLSLPIAKKYMLEKCQDWWAAGCRQNASTLPANCTVCSTVKSLQIVTDFGELSEKLQRSQPFLIKTGQHLSYEELKHFQSQDPDLAEVIIEENSAELWSCPFFFPWNKSVNKTQILHEFFPTSSLLSFPKTVSLESCFLIRHPDLGNKSYSLHSLFAVGSGQLTLTVVPLDKCRGHCEMFKVELEAGDLGYASADYWMMSFMAKGTEPAVVCDGAAS; from the exons GGCAAACTGGCCACCAGTGTGGGATGTCAGAAAAAGCCATTGAGAAATTCATCAAGCAGCTCTTGGAAAGAAACGAACCCCAAAGGGGACCTCCCCGATACCCTGTCCTTGTGGCTCTCTACAAG GGCCTGCTCACGCTGGGCTTGGTCTTGCTGACTGTTTACTTCGTGATCCAGCCATACAGCCCGCTGCCACCCGAAGCTCCGCTCTCCAGAGCCCATGCCTGGGGCTCCCTCATCGGTCACATCCGGCTGCTCTCTCTGCCTATTGCCAAGAAGTACATGCTCGAGA AATGCCAGGACTGGTGGGCAGCAGGTTGCAGACAGAACGCTTCTACGCTTCCTGCAAACTGCACAGTCTGTTCTactgtgaaaagccttcagataGTGACAGACTTCGGAGAACTATCAGAAAAGCTCCAGAGGTCTCAGCCTTTTCTAATCAAG ACAgggcagcatctctcctatgaagaactGAAGCATTTTCAGTCCCAGGACCCAGACCTGGCAGAGGTTATAATAGAAGAAAATTCAGCTGAATTGTGGAGCTgtccatttttctttccctg gaACAAATCTGTGAATAAAACTCAGATTCTGCACGAATTTTTTCCCACTTCCTCTTTGCTGTCCTTCCCCAAGACGGTGTCCCTGGAGAGCTGCTTCCTCATCCGCCATCCAGATTTGGGGAATAAG AGCTACAGTTTGCACAGCCTCTTTGCTGTTGGAAGTGGGCAGCTCACCCTGACCGTTGTACCTCTGGACAAGTGCAGAGGACACTGTGAGATGTTCAAGGTGGAGCTGGAAGCTGGAGATTTGG GTTATGCCAGCGCGGATTACTGGATGATGAGCTTCATGGCCAAAGGGACAGAGCCGGCGGTTGTTTGTGATGGAGCTGCCAGCTAA
- the PI16 gene encoding peptidase inhibitor 16 isoform X1 — MLASDPACRNCSTIESTVDTGPNEGEVLELSWSLTDEEKKIILDEHNKYRSQVSPPAMDMLKMSWDTELEAFAQAYAEKCIWDHNKERGRRGENLFAMAPTLDLEFAVEDWNAEEKYYNLTTSTCVPGQMCGHYTQVVWASTHQIGCGAKFCEKIDGIETEEMYLLVCNYYPPGNMKGRKPYKEGPSCSQCPEGRVCVNSLCEPTVEETTPASVTTKQVPWTLKNWRQTQTRQAWISPLLEPPVPAWGCHSSSYPVPSWWAFCFEQSFSAVPAPVTKAFFSIGCSTTLVGLGDTTDNSG; from the exons ATGTTAGCCTCGGATCCTGCTTGCAGAAACTGTTCCACTATTGAGAGTACAGTAGACACTGGACCTAACGAAGGAGAAG tgctggagctgagctggtCCCTCAccgatgaagaaaagaaaataatcttggATGAGCATAATAAATACCGCTCCCAGGTCTCTCCTCCTGCTATGGATATGCTGAAGATG AGCTGGGACACAGAGCTGGAGGCCTTTGCTCAAGCCTACGCAGAGAAGTGCATCTGGGACCACAACAAGGAGAGAGGCCGACGGGGGGAAAACCTCTTTGCTATGGCCCCAACCCTGGACCTGGAATTTGCTGTGGAAGACTGGAATGCAGAGGAGAAGTACTACAACTTGACCACTTCCACGTGTGTCCCCGGGCAGATGTGTGGCCACTACACCCAG GTGGTCTGGGCAAGCACGCATCAGATCGGCTGCGGGGCAAAGTTTTGTGAGAAGATCGATGGAATTGAAACAGAGGAAATGTACCTCCTCGTTTGCAACTATTATCCCCC GGGTAATATGAAAGGCCGGAAGCCATACAAGGAAGGACCCTCATGTTCGCAGTGTCCCGAGGGCAGAGTCTGTGTCAACTCCTTGTGTG AACCCACTGTAGAAGAGACCACTCCAGCCTCTGTGACcacaaag CAGGTGCCCTGGACACTGAAGAACTGGAGACAAACTCAGACCAGACAAGCATGGATCAGCCCACTGctggagcccccagtacctgCTTGGGGCTGTCACTCTTCCTCCTACCCAGTGCCATCCTGGTGGGCCTTCTGCTTTGAACAGTCTTTCTCAGCTGTCCCTGCACCAGTCACCAAGGCTTTCTTCAGCATTGGTTGTTCCACAACCCTGGTAGGCTTGGGAGACACCACGGACAATTCAGGTTGA
- the PI16 gene encoding peptidase inhibitor 16 isoform X2 — protein sequence MLASDPACRNCSTIESTVDTGPNEGEVLELSWSLTDEEKKIILDEHNKYRSQVSPPAMDMLKMSWDTELEAFAQAYAEKCIWDHNKERGRRGENLFAMAPTLDLEFAVEDWNAEEKYYNLTTSTCVPGQMCGHYTQVVWASTHQIGCGAKFCEKIDGIETEEMYLLVCNYYPPGNMKGRKPYKEGPSCSQCPEGRVCVNSLCAGALDTEELETNSDQTSMDQPTAGAPSTCLGLSLFLLPSAILVGLLL from the exons ATGTTAGCCTCGGATCCTGCTTGCAGAAACTGTTCCACTATTGAGAGTACAGTAGACACTGGACCTAACGAAGGAGAAG tgctggagctgagctggtCCCTCAccgatgaagaaaagaaaataatcttggATGAGCATAATAAATACCGCTCCCAGGTCTCTCCTCCTGCTATGGATATGCTGAAGATG AGCTGGGACACAGAGCTGGAGGCCTTTGCTCAAGCCTACGCAGAGAAGTGCATCTGGGACCACAACAAGGAGAGAGGCCGACGGGGGGAAAACCTCTTTGCTATGGCCCCAACCCTGGACCTGGAATTTGCTGTGGAAGACTGGAATGCAGAGGAGAAGTACTACAACTTGACCACTTCCACGTGTGTCCCCGGGCAGATGTGTGGCCACTACACCCAG GTGGTCTGGGCAAGCACGCATCAGATCGGCTGCGGGGCAAAGTTTTGTGAGAAGATCGATGGAATTGAAACAGAGGAAATGTACCTCCTCGTTTGCAACTATTATCCCCC GGGTAATATGAAAGGCCGGAAGCCATACAAGGAAGGACCCTCATGTTCGCAGTGTCCCGAGGGCAGAGTCTGTGTCAACTCCTTGTGTG CAGGTGCCCTGGACACTGAAGAACTGGAGACAAACTCAGACCAGACAAGCATGGATCAGCCCACTGctggagcccccagtacctgCTTGGGGCTGTCACTCTTCCTCCTACCCAGTGCCATCCTGGTGGGCCTTCTGCTTTGA
- the PI16 gene encoding peptidase inhibitor 16 isoform X3 has product MLASDPACRNCSTIESTVDTGPNEGEVLELSWSLTDEEKKIILDEHNKYRSQVSPPAMDMLKMSWDTELEAFAQAYAEKCIWDHNKERGRRGENLFAMAPTLDLEFAVEDWNAEEKYYNLTTSTCVPGQMCGHYTQVVWASTHQIGCGAKFCEKIDGIETEEMYLLVCNYYPPGNMKGRKPYKEGPSCSQCPEGRVCVNSLCGALDTEELETNSDQTSMDQPTAGAPSTCLGLSLFLLPSAILVGLLL; this is encoded by the exons ATGTTAGCCTCGGATCCTGCTTGCAGAAACTGTTCCACTATTGAGAGTACAGTAGACACTGGACCTAACGAAGGAGAAG tgctggagctgagctggtCCCTCAccgatgaagaaaagaaaataatcttggATGAGCATAATAAATACCGCTCCCAGGTCTCTCCTCCTGCTATGGATATGCTGAAGATG AGCTGGGACACAGAGCTGGAGGCCTTTGCTCAAGCCTACGCAGAGAAGTGCATCTGGGACCACAACAAGGAGAGAGGCCGACGGGGGGAAAACCTCTTTGCTATGGCCCCAACCCTGGACCTGGAATTTGCTGTGGAAGACTGGAATGCAGAGGAGAAGTACTACAACTTGACCACTTCCACGTGTGTCCCCGGGCAGATGTGTGGCCACTACACCCAG GTGGTCTGGGCAAGCACGCATCAGATCGGCTGCGGGGCAAAGTTTTGTGAGAAGATCGATGGAATTGAAACAGAGGAAATGTACCTCCTCGTTTGCAACTATTATCCCCC GGGTAATATGAAAGGCCGGAAGCCATACAAGGAAGGACCCTCATGTTCGCAGTGTCCCGAGGGCAGAGTCTGTGTCAACTCCTTGTGTG GTGCCCTGGACACTGAAGAACTGGAGACAAACTCAGACCAGACAAGCATGGATCAGCCCACTGctggagcccccagtacctgCTTGGGGCTGTCACTCTTCCTCCTACCCAGTGCCATCCTGGTGGGCCTTCTGCTTTGA
- the PI16 gene encoding peptidase inhibitor 16 isoform X4 → MDMLKMSWDTELEAFAQAYAEKCIWDHNKERGRRGENLFAMAPTLDLEFAVEDWNAEEKYYNLTTSTCVPGQMCGHYTQVVWASTHQIGCGAKFCEKIDGIETEEMYLLVCNYYPPGNMKGRKPYKEGPSCSQCPEGRVCVNSLCEPTVEETTPASVTTKQVPWTLKNWRQTQTRQAWISPLLEPPVPAWGCHSSSYPVPSWWAFCFEQSFSAVPAPVTKAFFSIGCSTTLVGLGDTTDNSG, encoded by the exons ATGGATATGCTGAAGATG AGCTGGGACACAGAGCTGGAGGCCTTTGCTCAAGCCTACGCAGAGAAGTGCATCTGGGACCACAACAAGGAGAGAGGCCGACGGGGGGAAAACCTCTTTGCTATGGCCCCAACCCTGGACCTGGAATTTGCTGTGGAAGACTGGAATGCAGAGGAGAAGTACTACAACTTGACCACTTCCACGTGTGTCCCCGGGCAGATGTGTGGCCACTACACCCAG GTGGTCTGGGCAAGCACGCATCAGATCGGCTGCGGGGCAAAGTTTTGTGAGAAGATCGATGGAATTGAAACAGAGGAAATGTACCTCCTCGTTTGCAACTATTATCCCCC GGGTAATATGAAAGGCCGGAAGCCATACAAGGAAGGACCCTCATGTTCGCAGTGTCCCGAGGGCAGAGTCTGTGTCAACTCCTTGTGTG AACCCACTGTAGAAGAGACCACTCCAGCCTCTGTGACcacaaag CAGGTGCCCTGGACACTGAAGAACTGGAGACAAACTCAGACCAGACAAGCATGGATCAGCCCACTGctggagcccccagtacctgCTTGGGGCTGTCACTCTTCCTCCTACCCAGTGCCATCCTGGTGGGCCTTCTGCTTTGAACAGTCTTTCTCAGCTGTCCCTGCACCAGTCACCAAGGCTTTCTTCAGCATTGGTTGTTCCACAACCCTGGTAGGCTTGGGAGACACCACGGACAATTCAGGTTGA